Proteins encoded together in one Planctomycetaceae bacterium window:
- a CDS encoding sialidase family protein → MQRFTRRQALAFGSLSIFAGSGLQTVFAAQKDSAAEPQDTRFRVDEVRTISLQPSLYHGWPTLARRGNGELLVVCSGGRESHVCPFGRVELIRSRDDGATWSFGRTLTDGPIDDRDAGIVETAKGTLLATTFTSLAYVPILQRAIETHNSDKPSMDSLQLQRWQAAHARIASDDARSQLLGNWMLRSQDGGDSWSTPYRVPVNSPHGPVMVSGGRLMYAGVALWQDARRVGVCVSDDDGLSWQWLADIPVREGDTSDNYHELHAVEAADGRWIVQIRNHNDANKGETLQTHSTDEGKSWAEPYSIGVWGLPSHLLRLSDGRLLMSYGHRRAPLGNQVRISEDNGATWSQPMVIYADGTSSDLGYPSTVETSPGNLVTVWYERLAESPAAQLRMARWTLT, encoded by the coding sequence ATGCAGAGGTTCACTCGACGACAAGCCCTGGCATTCGGATCGCTCTCGATTTTCGCGGGATCGGGTCTGCAAACTGTCTTCGCCGCTCAGAAAGACTCGGCCGCTGAGCCTCAGGACACGCGTTTTCGGGTCGACGAAGTCCGGACGATTTCGCTGCAGCCGTCGCTGTACCACGGCTGGCCGACTCTGGCGAGACGCGGAAACGGCGAACTTCTGGTGGTTTGTTCCGGAGGCCGCGAATCGCACGTGTGCCCGTTTGGTCGAGTGGAGCTGATTCGATCACGCGATGACGGAGCAACCTGGTCGTTTGGCCGGACGCTGACCGACGGGCCGATCGATGACCGCGACGCCGGAATCGTAGAAACGGCGAAAGGCACTCTGCTGGCCACGACATTTACATCCCTGGCCTACGTTCCGATTCTGCAGCGGGCGATTGAAACACACAACAGCGACAAGCCGTCGATGGATTCGCTGCAACTGCAGCGCTGGCAGGCGGCTCACGCGCGGATCGCAAGCGATGACGCGCGGTCACAACTGCTGGGCAACTGGATGCTGCGATCGCAGGACGGCGGCGATTCCTGGTCTACGCCGTATCGAGTTCCCGTGAACAGTCCTCACGGCCCCGTGATGGTCTCCGGGGGACGGCTGATGTATGCCGGAGTCGCTCTGTGGCAGGACGCGCGACGAGTCGGTGTCTGCGTGTCCGACGACGACGGCCTGTCGTGGCAATGGCTCGCAGACATACCGGTTCGCGAAGGTGACACGTCCGACAACTATCACGAACTTCACGCCGTTGAAGCTGCGGACGGACGCTGGATCGTGCAGATTCGAAACCACAACGACGCCAACAAAGGCGAGACCCTGCAGACTCATTCCACCGACGAAGGCAAGTCCTGGGCCGAACCCTATTCGATCGGAGTCTGGGGTCTGCCGTCGCATCTGCTGCGACTGTCCGATGGACGACTGCTGATGTCGTACGGCCACCGTCGTGCACCGCTGGGCAATCAGGTTCGCATCAGCGAAGACAACGGTGCGACGTGGTCGCAGCCGATGGTGATCTACGCGGACGGCACGTCGTCCGATCTGGGGTACCCGTCGACCGTGGAGACCAGTCCCGGAAATCTGGTGACGGTCTGGTACGAACGTCTTGCGGAATCCCCTGCGGCTCAGTTGCGAATGGCCAGGTGGACGCTGACGTAA
- a CDS encoding DUF1570 domain-containing protein yields the protein MVIFAALLMAGCRGTPKTFTTDRPHSHSVNAEYFHVYSNFPIAPDSDLIENLKELREQISATLELPKQRDPVAVYLFEDEASYRRYMQTTWPDLPPRRAYFVGTSRELAVYSYHGPRVQEDLRHEFTHGLLHASLQTVPLWLDEGLAEYFEVEGSPAHVHPEHLRHLQDARAEGWSPSLYSLESITDFRQLTQRDYAEAWGWVHYLLHDNESARQVLVSYVAGLRENSVPNRLLLPLEAAVPACHTAMPGHVNRLAENVSLAGARP from the coding sequence GTGGTGATTTTTGCTGCGCTGTTGATGGCTGGCTGCCGCGGCACTCCGAAGACATTTACAACGGATCGTCCGCATTCTCATTCGGTCAACGCCGAATACTTCCACGTCTACAGCAACTTCCCGATCGCGCCGGATTCCGACCTGATTGAGAATCTGAAGGAGCTGCGAGAGCAGATTTCCGCGACTCTGGAACTTCCGAAGCAGCGCGACCCGGTGGCGGTGTACCTGTTCGAAGACGAAGCCAGCTATCGTCGCTATATGCAAACGACGTGGCCGGACCTGCCGCCTCGCCGAGCGTACTTTGTCGGGACGAGTCGCGAGCTGGCCGTGTATTCGTACCACGGGCCGCGAGTTCAGGAAGATCTGCGGCATGAGTTCACTCACGGTCTCCTGCACGCTTCCCTGCAGACGGTTCCGCTGTGGCTGGATGAAGGACTGGCGGAATATTTCGAAGTGGAAGGGTCTCCGGCGCATGTTCATCCGGAACACCTGCGTCACCTGCAGGACGCGCGCGCGGAGGGCTGGAGTCCATCGCTGTACAGTCTGGAGTCCATCACGGACTTCCGACAACTGACGCAGCGAGACTACGCCGAAGCCTGGGGCTGGGTCCACTATCTGCTCCATGACAACGAGTCCGCTCGCCAGGTTCTGGTCAGCTACGTCGCCGGCCTTCGAGAGAACTCAGTACCGAACAGACTGCTGCTGCCGCTGGAAGCCGCCGTACCCGCGTGTCATACCGCGATGCCCGGCCACGTGAATCGCCTTGCGGAAAACGTTTCTCTGGCCGGCGCGCGACCGTAG
- a CDS encoding PA14 domain-containing protein, producing MSTSLAGIAVLLAVAVSAPVIAQDDLDFVPGLLTTITSDGRSVQRIDSTLSFDWDNGVPDARIGKAPFSAEWSGRLLVRQPGSHTFHAHVTGQVTIIVGGDTVLEGHGTRNFVSGKPVALAPGDHLIAVRFHTEGVSQPRLQVFWSSENFTLEPLPADILFREQANADVQQQESGKLLVDAFRCAACHRDSAPMQPQKAPSLERVAGSHVGESLVSRLMNPNDVVSNSHMPDFGLSRDEAEAVAAFLLNISQKAHSDAPGKFDNNDRDAGRKLLTSVGCVACHKVPGISIPEVPLSDPYDAPDLTDVARRRPVEWLDRWLRDPASLNPEHRMPVFDLDPKQRRQIVAALQNAQSSAPLDVVKQVSDAEQIALGKRIVEQTNCAACHAIPGITPPREPVGALTQASLTSEGHRCIDQRSDSESTTRLPQFRFSDTQIKQLAAWLKSVDRPLVAAGSFERGELLLHRNGCVACHDRNLSRGLSSIAARLQGADAELSGQSQALIPPSLTAVGDKLRDDFLNRAVAGEQPNRRMPWLLVRMPRFRHSPSERDDLVQYLIAADRIPDAADDVRQDLLANLNPAGVKATSDDLLLGNRLTGAGGFNCVACHQAGSFEPRNVAPGTRGSDLMTMGQRIRPKYFQRWMANPLRVIAGVEMPAIRKAMPDVHGGSLPKQLATIWHALADERFTPPTVTSRFEQVVNVEPGGQPRIIRDVFTIGEGRDRQAVARAMAIGFSNGHNILIDLDTMQIRQWTVGEFARQRTEGKSWYWDMAGITVAAPNGPEVPYRLTNADASRSLLPVPDESQTAELVEYRTVSDAIEVVTRFRFDLSDSHGQTDRDDEPHFTTRRWQDANRPLETVTVRYRFDEASMQGNSTGWRQLVELVDGPPGWKLSVPMFYADRGTGSGSDVWDGRIVQIPAAADVDLNRGESVTFLTGTSTRLSAVGTAEMLPSPVSDIEAVTSTPGFDGQRLPLPMSIMPTAIAWLPDGRMVFTSLKGHVWIASDSDADGLPDDVSLFEEGLAAPFGIVPDGDSILVSHKPEILRLTDTDGDGRADLREVFASGWGYNDNYHDWTTGLIRDEEGNYFAGLGSDYSQKERPKNQDRWRGGVIRIDPSGNVTPVAMSFRYPMGLAFDRNGNLWATDNQGVQNTFNEINQILPGRHYGVPSAHQPTNGLQHETPGLMIPHPWVRSVNSILFLPDDYKVESLRGHGIGCEYDNRMLIRFTIQDVGGVLQGASYNFSRPDSSGGGSNFIGPICSAISPAGELYIGSIWDSGWQGGQNNGGMTRLLPSKNGLPNGIRELRATATGFEVEFFEPIDEAAARNPESWSIQGYTRVWGGDYATPDSGRRALTPSQIRIDEDRRLVRFDVDELKPGYMYDVAVTGPLADSEQMWPVEGHYSMKVVPNPE from the coding sequence ATGAGCACTTCCCTGGCAGGTATCGCGGTACTTCTGGCCGTTGCTGTCTCCGCCCCCGTGATCGCTCAGGATGACCTGGATTTTGTTCCGGGTCTGCTGACGACCATCACCAGCGACGGCCGCAGCGTGCAGCGGATTGATTCGACGCTGAGTTTCGACTGGGACAATGGTGTGCCGGATGCTCGAATCGGAAAGGCACCATTCAGCGCTGAATGGAGCGGACGACTGCTTGTACGCCAGCCGGGGTCTCATACGTTCCATGCTCACGTGACCGGGCAGGTAACGATCATTGTCGGCGGCGATACGGTGCTGGAGGGTCACGGAACTCGGAATTTCGTTTCAGGAAAACCGGTCGCGCTGGCTCCGGGAGACCACTTGATTGCGGTCCGGTTTCACACAGAAGGGGTTTCGCAGCCGCGATTGCAGGTCTTCTGGTCGTCGGAGAACTTCACACTGGAACCGCTGCCTGCTGACATTCTTTTTCGCGAACAGGCAAATGCCGACGTGCAACAACAGGAATCCGGCAAGCTGCTGGTCGACGCGTTTCGCTGTGCGGCGTGTCACCGCGATTCCGCTCCGATGCAGCCGCAGAAGGCTCCGTCACTGGAACGAGTTGCCGGAAGTCACGTCGGCGAAAGTCTTGTATCGCGGCTGATGAATCCTAATGACGTTGTTTCCAACAGCCATATGCCCGACTTCGGCTTGTCACGGGATGAGGCCGAAGCCGTGGCTGCATTCCTGTTGAACATATCGCAGAAAGCGCACTCGGACGCGCCGGGGAAATTCGATAACAATGACCGCGACGCAGGACGGAAACTGCTGACATCCGTGGGTTGCGTCGCGTGTCACAAAGTTCCCGGCATCAGCATTCCGGAAGTGCCGCTGTCTGATCCATATGATGCTCCGGACCTGACCGACGTCGCACGACGGCGGCCGGTGGAGTGGCTTGACCGCTGGCTGCGAGATCCCGCATCGCTGAACCCGGAGCATCGGATGCCTGTATTCGATCTGGATCCAAAACAGCGACGTCAGATTGTCGCAGCACTGCAGAACGCGCAGTCTTCGGCGCCGCTGGACGTTGTCAAACAGGTGTCGGACGCAGAACAGATCGCTCTTGGCAAACGCATTGTGGAACAGACCAACTGCGCGGCATGCCACGCCATTCCTGGCATCACCCCGCCGCGTGAGCCCGTCGGGGCACTGACTCAGGCGAGTCTGACTTCCGAAGGGCATCGCTGCATTGACCAGCGGTCGGACAGCGAGTCGACGACCCGTCTGCCGCAGTTCCGATTCTCCGATACTCAGATCAAACAACTTGCCGCCTGGCTGAAGTCAGTTGACCGGCCGCTGGTCGCTGCCGGCAGTTTCGAACGCGGCGAGCTGCTGCTGCATCGGAACGGCTGCGTCGCGTGTCACGATCGCAACTTGTCTCGCGGACTGTCGTCGATCGCCGCCAGGCTGCAGGGCGCAGATGCGGAACTCAGCGGGCAGAGTCAGGCGCTGATTCCTCCGTCACTGACCGCCGTCGGTGACAAACTGAGGGATGATTTTCTGAACAGGGCTGTCGCCGGCGAACAGCCCAATCGCAGAATGCCGTGGCTGCTGGTTCGAATGCCCAGGTTCCGTCATTCGCCATCGGAACGCGACGACCTGGTGCAATATCTGATCGCCGCCGATCGCATTCCCGACGCGGCGGATGATGTTCGACAGGACCTGCTGGCGAACCTGAACCCGGCCGGCGTGAAAGCCACCAGCGACGATTTGCTGCTGGGCAATCGTCTGACGGGAGCGGGCGGGTTCAACTGCGTGGCGTGTCACCAGGCAGGTTCGTTTGAGCCGCGCAATGTCGCTCCGGGAACTCGCGGATCGGATCTGATGACGATGGGCCAGCGCATCCGGCCGAAGTATTTTCAGCGCTGGATGGCGAATCCGCTGCGAGTCATCGCGGGAGTCGAAATGCCGGCGATCAGGAAGGCGATGCCCGATGTTCACGGCGGTTCACTTCCAAAGCAGCTCGCCACGATCTGGCATGCTCTGGCCGACGAACGATTCACTCCGCCAACGGTGACCAGCCGCTTCGAACAGGTCGTAAACGTCGAACCGGGCGGTCAGCCCAGGATCATTCGCGATGTCTTTACGATCGGCGAAGGCAGGGATCGGCAGGCCGTCGCGCGAGCGATGGCGATCGGTTTCAGCAACGGCCACAACATTCTGATCGACCTCGACACCATGCAGATTCGCCAGTGGACCGTCGGCGAATTTGCCAGACAGCGAACCGAAGGCAAGAGCTGGTATTGGGACATGGCGGGCATCACAGTTGCTGCGCCGAATGGCCCGGAGGTGCCGTACAGACTGACGAACGCCGATGCATCGCGAAGTCTGTTGCCGGTGCCGGATGAATCGCAGACGGCGGAACTGGTCGAATACCGGACGGTGAGTGATGCCATCGAAGTCGTGACGCGATTCCGATTTGATCTGTCAGATTCGCATGGTCAGACGGATCGGGATGATGAACCGCACTTCACGACACGGCGCTGGCAGGATGCGAATCGTCCGCTGGAGACCGTCACCGTGCGGTATCGGTTTGACGAGGCCTCGATGCAGGGCAACAGCACCGGTTGGCGGCAGCTCGTGGAACTGGTTGACGGCCCGCCAGGCTGGAAGCTTTCGGTTCCGATGTTTTACGCTGATCGTGGAACCGGCAGTGGAAGTGATGTCTGGGACGGAAGAATCGTGCAGATCCCGGCGGCGGCCGACGTCGATCTGAATCGCGGTGAAAGCGTCACGTTTCTGACCGGCACATCGACGCGACTTTCCGCGGTCGGCACGGCGGAAATGTTGCCGTCGCCCGTTTCCGACATCGAAGCCGTCACGTCGACGCCCGGATTCGACGGCCAGCGCCTTCCGCTGCCCATGTCAATTATGCCGACAGCGATTGCATGGCTGCCGGACGGGCGAATGGTATTCACATCGCTGAAGGGTCATGTCTGGATCGCGAGCGATTCTGATGCCGACGGACTGCCGGACGATGTCTCACTATTCGAAGAAGGACTGGCGGCTCCCTTCGGAATCGTGCCGGACGGCGACTCAATCCTGGTAAGCCACAAGCCGGAGATTCTGCGGCTGACCGACACCGACGGCGATGGTCGAGCAGACCTTCGCGAAGTCTTCGCGTCCGGCTGGGGATACAACGACAACTATCACGACTGGACCACCGGTCTGATTCGCGATGAGGAAGGCAATTACTTCGCGGGACTTGGCAGTGATTATTCTCAGAAGGAACGGCCGAAAAATCAGGACCGCTGGCGAGGCGGCGTGATTCGAATTGATCCGTCCGGCAACGTGACTCCGGTAGCGATGTCGTTTCGATATCCCATGGGCCTGGCCTTCGATCGCAATGGCAACCTGTGGGCAACCGACAATCAGGGCGTGCAGAACACGTTCAACGAAATCAATCAGATACTTCCCGGAAGACACTATGGCGTTCCATCCGCTCATCAGCCGACAAACGGGCTGCAGCACGAAACGCCTGGCCTGATGATTCCGCACCCGTGGGTTCGCAGCGTCAACAGCATTTTGTTTCTGCCGGATGACTACAAAGTCGAAAGCCTGCGCGGGCACGGCATCGGCTGCGAATACGACAACCGCATGTTGATTCGCTTTACCATCCAGGACGTCGGAGGCGTCCTGCAGGGAGCCAGCTACAACTTCAGCCGTCCGGATTCCAGCGGCGGAGGCAGCAATTTCATCGGCCCGATCTGCTCCGCGATCAGTCCGGCGGGAGAACTTTACATTGGCAGCATCTGGGACAGCGGCTGGCAGGGAGGTCAGAACAACGGCGGCATGACTCGGTTGCTTCCATCGAAAAACGGACTGCCCAACGGGATTCGGGAACTGCGAGCCACAGCGACGGGCTTTGAAGTCGAATTCTTCGAACCCATCGATGAAGCCGCCGCGCGCAATCCCGAGAGCTGGTCGATTCAGGGCTACACGCGAGTCTGGGGCGGCGACTACGCGACGCCCGATTCCGGCCGCCGCGCGCTGACACCCTCGCAGATCCGCATCGACGAAGATCGACGGCTGGTCCGATTTGATGTCGACGAACTTAAGCCGGGGTACATGTACGATGTGGCCGTGACCGGTCCGCTGGCCGATTCGGAACAGATGTGGCCCGTCGAGGGACACTATTCCATGAAAGTCGTACCGAATCCGGAGTGA
- a CDS encoding DUF1549 domain-containing protein, giving the protein MPTARTAADGRNPGRATVGGTSPENSRVGSRAFIGDARRVLVLVLLVSVTAFTSKSRAADVPDFQRDVRPLLSDRCLACHGPDEHERQADLRLDQPASLTADRDGLRVVVPGDPDASELIIRVTSDDESLVMPPPESGKTLSDEEIGILRRWIASGAEMTTHWAYVPPERHPAPTPKRSNWSSNWIDDFILHRLETEGLHPSPDADTVTLIRRLYFDLTGLPPSPQDLETWTARFESGSRDDTVEELVDDLLSTDACAERLAMYWLDLVRYADTVGYHGDQDHNISPYRDWVIDAFATNMPFDQFTREQLAGDLLPGSDIDQKIATGYNRLLQTSHEGGVQPKEYLAIYAADRVRNVSAVWMGATLGCAQCHDHKYDPYTSKDFYSLAAFFADVDEAQHFKIGSNSLPTARPPEIKVHTRRERARLSKLEQQLAEADRLLEMRPDDSELIDQRKQLGFAIEDLNAAKRTTMVTVSIEPREMRILPRGNWLDDSGEIVRPAVPAFLASFRQESGSAESGSSATGSQSRETDRLTRLDLANWLTDPENGTGLLTARLRQPLLVPAVRPWHFSVTR; this is encoded by the coding sequence GTGCCGACGGCGAGAACCGCGGCGGACGGTCGAAATCCCGGCCGAGCGACCGTCGGCGGAACCTCACCGGAAAACAGCCGCGTCGGCAGCCGAGCGTTCATCGGAGACGCTCGACGAGTGCTGGTCCTCGTGCTGCTCGTGTCGGTGACTGCGTTCACTTCGAAATCGCGCGCCGCGGACGTTCCCGATTTTCAGCGAGACGTGCGGCCTCTGTTGTCGGACCGCTGCCTGGCCTGCCACGGTCCCGACGAACACGAACGTCAGGCTGATTTGCGGCTCGATCAACCGGCCAGTCTGACTGCGGACCGCGACGGCCTTCGAGTTGTGGTTCCCGGCGACCCCGACGCCAGTGAACTGATCATTCGCGTGACTTCCGACGACGAGTCCCTGGTGATGCCGCCGCCGGAATCAGGAAAAACGCTGAGCGACGAAGAGATCGGCATCCTGCGCCGCTGGATCGCTTCCGGAGCCGAAATGACGACTCACTGGGCGTACGTCCCGCCCGAACGGCATCCAGCGCCGACACCAAAGCGCAGCAACTGGTCGAGCAACTGGATCGACGATTTCATCCTTCACCGTCTGGAAACGGAAGGTCTGCATCCGTCGCCGGATGCCGATACCGTGACGTTGATCCGACGGCTGTACTTTGATCTGACGGGTTTGCCGCCGTCGCCACAGGACCTGGAAACGTGGACCGCGCGCTTCGAGTCTGGTTCGCGGGACGATACCGTCGAGGAACTTGTCGACGACCTGCTGTCGACCGACGCGTGCGCCGAACGGCTGGCAATGTACTGGCTGGATCTCGTCCGGTACGCGGACACAGTCGGCTATCACGGCGATCAGGATCACAATATCTCGCCCTACCGCGACTGGGTCATCGACGCCTTTGCAACCAACATGCCGTTCGACCAGTTCACGAGGGAACAACTGGCCGGTGACCTGCTGCCCGGCTCCGATATCGATCAGAAGATCGCCACGGGTTACAACCGGTTGCTGCAGACATCGCATGAAGGCGGCGTCCAGCCGAAGGAATATCTGGCCATCTACGCGGCCGATCGAGTTCGCAATGTGTCGGCCGTGTGGATGGGAGCCACGCTCGGCTGCGCTCAGTGCCACGATCACAAGTACGACCCGTACACGTCGAAAGACTTCTATTCGCTGGCCGCATTCTTCGCTGACGTGGACGAAGCTCAGCACTTCAAAATCGGCAGCAACTCGCTTCCCACCGCCCGTCCCCCGGAAATCAAAGTTCACACGCGGCGCGAACGTGCCCGCTTGTCGAAGCTGGAACAACAACTGGCCGAGGCGGACCGGCTGCTCGAAATGCGACCCGATGACAGCGAACTCATCGATCAAAGGAAGCAACTGGGTTTCGCCATCGAAGATCTCAACGCCGCCAAGCGCACGACGATGGTCACCGTGTCGATCGAACCTCGCGAGATGCGAATTCTTCCGCGAGGCAACTGGCTGGACGACAGCGGCGAGATTGTCCGGCCGGCAGTGCCTGCGTTTCTGGCGAGTTTCCGACAGGAGTCCGGTTCCGCTGAATCCGGTTCTTCGGCGACCGGATCGCAGTCGCGCGAGACGGACCGACTGACTCGCCTGGATCTGGCCAACTGGCTGACCGACCCGGAAAACGGGACCGGCCTGCTGACCGCGCGTCTTCGCCAACCGCTTCTGGTACCTGCTGTTCGGCCGTGGCATTTCTCCGTCACTCGATGA
- a CDS encoding DUF1501 domain-containing protein: MQTLNPRKTQRRTFLGSSGIGIGSAALGTLLAGECSSRADELNSGLPGFPQLPQRVKRVIFLCMAGGPSHLETFDYKPKLEEMDGQPMPESFTAGQPIAQLQGQELKCQGPMTTFQPCGDNGIMISDFLPWHQKMADDLCVIKSMVTEQINHDPAHTFMNTGTAISGRPSMGSWVTYGLGSECQDLPGFVVMTSVGGRNPQPIASRQWSSGFLPGRFQGVEFNSTGAPVHYLDNPPGVTMDRQRQLIDSIRDLNQHRNQSLHNPKIDTRIAAYEMAFRMQMSVPELVDMSDEPKHVLEAYGATPGDGSYASNCLLARRLAERGVRFIHLYHRGWDHHGGLVQYMNTCCGLTDKPTYALIQDLKQRGMLDDTLVIWGGEFGRTPMYQGKGGAGRDHHIKGFSMWLAGGGIRGGISYGETDELGYNAVENVVHVRDLHATMLYMLGIDYNRFSVKYQGLDVKLTGVEDARVIDPVFA; this comes from the coding sequence ATGCAGACCCTGAATCCGCGCAAAACTCAGCGCCGCACGTTTCTTGGATCATCCGGAATCGGGATTGGCTCCGCCGCACTCGGCACATTGCTGGCTGGCGAATGCAGTTCTCGCGCTGACGAACTCAATTCCGGTCTGCCGGGGTTTCCGCAGTTGCCTCAGCGAGTCAAACGGGTCATCTTCCTGTGCATGGCCGGAGGTCCGTCTCACCTGGAGACATTCGACTATAAGCCGAAGCTGGAGGAAATGGACGGCCAGCCAATGCCGGAATCCTTCACCGCCGGTCAGCCGATTGCTCAGCTGCAGGGGCAGGAACTGAAGTGCCAGGGGCCGATGACCACGTTTCAGCCGTGCGGTGACAACGGCATCATGATCAGCGACTTCCTGCCGTGGCATCAGAAGATGGCGGACGATCTGTGTGTGATCAAATCAATGGTCACGGAGCAGATCAACCACGATCCGGCCCACACTTTTATGAACACCGGCACAGCCATCAGCGGCCGGCCATCGATGGGATCGTGGGTAACCTACGGCCTGGGCAGCGAATGTCAGGATCTGCCTGGTTTTGTTGTCATGACAAGTGTGGGTGGCCGGAACCCTCAGCCAATCGCTTCACGTCAGTGGAGTTCAGGATTTCTGCCGGGACGCTTTCAGGGCGTGGAATTCAATTCGACTGGTGCTCCGGTCCATTACCTGGACAATCCACCGGGTGTCACAATGGACCGGCAGCGGCAGTTGATTGATTCCATTCGCGATCTCAATCAGCATCGCAATCAGTCGCTGCATAATCCGAAGATTGACACACGAATTGCCGCCTACGAAATGGCGTTTCGCATGCAGATGTCGGTCCCCGAACTTGTGGACATGAGCGACGAGCCGAAACATGTACTGGAAGCCTACGGTGCAACGCCGGGAGACGGATCATACGCTTCCAATTGCCTGTTGGCGCGCCGTCTGGCCGAACGGGGAGTTCGTTTCATTCACCTGTATCACCGAGGCTGGGACCATCACGGCGGTCTGGTCCAGTACATGAATACCTGCTGCGGACTGACAGACAAGCCCACGTATGCCCTGATTCAGGATTTGAAACAGCGAGGCATGCTGGACGACACTCTGGTGATCTGGGGTGGTGAATTCGGTCGCACGCCCATGTATCAGGGCAAGGGCGGAGCGGGCCGGGATCATCACATCAAGGGCTTTTCCATGTGGCTGGCAGGAGGCGGCATCAGAGGCGGCATCTCCTATGGTGAAACCGACGAACTTGGTTACAACGCTGTTGAAAACGTGGTCCACGTCCGCGACCTGCACGCCACGATGCTGTACATGCTGGGCATTGATTACAACCGCTTCTCCGTCAAATACCAGGGACTGGATGTGAAACTGACGGGCGTTGAGGATGCTCGTGTGATCGATCCCGTCTTCGCCTGA
- a CDS encoding DUF1553 domain-containing protein, translating to MSPSLDDFGGQGFPPEHPDLLDRLALEFVDSGWNVRHMLKSIAASRTYRQSSLWNDELRRRDPANRLFARQNTFRLPAEMIRDSALEISGLLVKQVGGASVRPYQPEDYYRHLNFPTRKYSHDKDERQWRRGLYVHWQRQFLHPMLKAFDAPTREECTALRSESNTPLAALTLLNDPTFVEAAKAFAVRILNECESDNDRDRIQFALQLAVSRKADDTEVQLLTALLNESRMDYRDNPSAAKEATNVGIKQPPDSINASELASWMMVTRAILNLDETITRN from the coding sequence ATTTCTCCGTCACTCGATGATTTCGGCGGTCAGGGGTTTCCGCCGGAACACCCGGATCTGCTGGACCGGCTGGCTCTTGAGTTCGTCGACAGCGGCTGGAATGTCAGGCACATGTTGAAATCGATCGCCGCCAGCCGCACGTACCGCCAGTCGTCGTTGTGGAACGACGAACTGCGAAGACGTGATCCCGCCAACCGGCTGTTCGCGCGGCAGAATACGTTCCGGCTGCCGGCCGAGATGATCCGCGATTCAGCTCTGGAAATCAGCGGGCTGCTGGTGAAGCAGGTCGGCGGAGCAAGTGTCAGGCCATATCAGCCCGAAGACTACTACCGTCATCTGAACTTTCCGACTCGAAAGTACAGCCACGACAAAGACGAACGCCAGTGGCGGCGCGGCCTCTACGTTCACTGGCAGCGACAGTTTCTGCACCCGATGCTGAAAGCCTTTGACGCTCCGACACGGGAAGAATGCACGGCCCTGCGTTCCGAAAGCAATACGCCGCTGGCCGCGCTGACACTGCTGAATGACCCAACGTTTGTCGAAGCCGCCAAGGCGTTCGCCGTACGCATCCTTAACGAATGCGAATCCGACAACGATAGAGACCGAATCCAATTCGCCCTGCAGCTCGCCGTTTCGCGGAAAGCCGACGACACGGAAGTTCAGCTTCTCACAGCGCTGCTGAATGAATCGCGAATGGACTATCGCGACAATCCGTCGGCCGCCAAAGAAGCGACAAACGTCGGAATCAAGCAACCGCCCGATTCCATCAATGCCTCGGAACTCGCGTCCTGGATGATGGTCACGCGAGCAATTCTGAACCTTGATGAGACGATTACACGCAACTAG
- a CDS encoding Uma2 family endonuclease → MRASSICCRQFLEGHGEPHLDLVTWIGTYKARTQGVGGGDNSTLKLDLDNAPQPDGYLRLLPEHGGQARLVDGYVVGAPELVVEIAASSASYDLGDKLNAYRRNQVREYIVWRTWDRAVDWFVLSEGSYIPMSAGQDGIHRSRVFPGLWLDATAVIEGRIGKVLDTLLQGIHSDEHAAFLHDISKKAKDDA, encoded by the coding sequence TTGAGGGCGTCGTCTATCTGTTGCCGCCAGTTTCTGGAAGGACACGGAGAACCACACCTTGACCTGGTGACGTGGATCGGGACATACAAAGCCCGTACACAGGGCGTCGGCGGCGGTGATAACTCAACACTCAAGCTCGACCTGGATAACGCACCTCAGCCGGACGGTTATCTCCGACTGCTGCCTGAACACGGCGGACAGGCCAGACTTGTCGACGGATATGTTGTCGGCGCTCCGGAACTGGTCGTCGAAATTGCCGCCAGCAGCGCCAGCTATGATTTGGGCGACAAGCTCAACGCTTATCGCCGCAATCAGGTCCGGGAATACATCGTTTGGCGTACCTGGGACCGAGCGGTGGACTGGTTCGTACTCAGTGAAGGCAGCTACATCCCGATGTCCGCCGGGCAGGACGGCATCCATCGCAGCAGAGTGTTTCCAGGTCTTTGGCTTGACGCCACAGCCGTCATCGAAGGTCGTATCGGTAAGGTTCTCGACACTCTGCTGCAGGGAATCCACAGCGATGAACATGCTGCATTCCTGCACGACATTTCGAAAAAGGCGAAGGACGATGCGTGA